One Sporosarcina sp. FSL W8-0480 genomic window, AGTCATGTCAGTCGTCCTTGGAACAATCGGTGTCCTTGCAATTTATGGCTTGTTTATATAATTGGGTTTACCCAGTTTAATTTATACAAAAAGAGGCATATTCTATTCAATTAAGAAAAGAATATGCCTCTTTTTATTTATACTATCAACTACTCTTCATCAAGCTCGTTGCCTTTCTTCCTCGCCCTTTTCACCATTCGTGTCGCATACCAAAAACCGACAGTGAGCGAGAGCGCATCTGCCACATAAAGGATCCAGTTATGTGTATATCCCGCGTAAACAGATGCCGCAATAAGTGCAATCGTTAGCGCAAGCCCGACAACATGATGGAAGGTGACCCTTGTAAAAAATACAACAAGCAACCCCGGAAGTAAAAGCGCGAGTATCAATTTCGTTTCCAATGTGGCAATATCCATTTTTCACCTATCCTTCCGAATGGATTAACGGACGACTAACAGTCCCAATCGATGGTGATCGTGGCGATACAGCACTTGTTGCATAAGACGTACTTCTCCGTCACGGCCTATAACTTGCAAACGGCAATGCGCAGCATTCACCTGTATGGCATCATATAATTCCTTTTCATTTGTAACCTGTATGCCATTCACCGACCTGATGCATTCGCCAGGCATCAGACCAAGCTTTTCCCCTGGAGATTCAGGCAAAATCCCTGCTATGATAACTCCCGCCGGTTTCGGAGCTGCGGCAAATCCACCATTCCGTTCACGTACTGCGAAAAAGATAGTAATCGCCACTCTGCCCAGAAAACCGACCAAAAGAGCAACCCAACCTAAAATCGGCAGCCAAAAGGCAGCTATTCCAATAATGACGACAATCGATCCAAGTAGTGTAACAGCTTGTCCAATTTTAGGGAACAAGACATCCGGGAAGCTTGCCCGTGCAACTTGGGAGAAGCCGATAATTATTGGCACTGGAAGAAAGCTAAATGTTGTTTCTCCCAATGTGAACTGTGGCCAATATGGCGTGAAAGCCGACAAGAAGTCCCCAGGCACAAGAAATACAATCGGTAAAAGCCATAGCCGTTTTGACTTGTAAGCAGCAGCCCGCAATCCACGATTCGTTGATGTGAGGAAAGGGGATGCATAGACACCAGAATGTCGGCGAACGAGGAAACCTTCTGCGATTAGGAAAAGCCCTGCAATGACAGCTACCGTCAATGCCATCTCACCTAACAGATTAACGCTTCCCGGACTCCATCCACGAAATGTAAAATCAGGCATGAATCGTTGAAGTGCATATAAACCGAAAAACGCGATTGTTGCAAAGTATATCGGTGATGCAGTTTGATAAAAGAACGAAACCATGGATAAAATAGCGATTGCTGAAAAAAGGACAATCCAGGAAACTTCGACGGTCAAACCGACGCCCGCTATAAGGAGCGAGAGAATCAAAGCAGGCACCCATGATTCAGTTAACAGCTTTTTCATTTCCGTCAAGCCGGGATGCAAGCGTACAAGGAAGCTTCGCCGTTCCTTTTTTACACGGAAATACCCTAACCCGACCGCCACGCCGATGGCAATCAACCAAACAGGATTCAAGAAAAATAAGCCTACCGCTTTTAACAAATCCACTATTACGTTTTCACTCATTAATCGTCACCATCCCATCCCCGAAAACATGATTATTCTTTATTGTATCAAAAGAATGCGCCTACGTGTAGGAAGCCCAAAAATTTTCTCACAATCTACAAGCCTAACAACAAAAAAGCCTTCGTCATAAACAAAGGCCTTTCATCTTAATTATTTAATAAATGGTGGACATACCCAATAGCAACCTGCAGCTGGATATCATTCTTTTTATCTTTACGGTGATTTTCCACTCTTTCCCTTAGGGCGGCAAAGAATTTCCGGTCCATTATATTCTCTGTCGGAAGCTTTGAATCTACACGGAATGCATGCACTGCGAGGGCTGTTGACTCGTCAAAATAGCCGTCTTCTCTGTTAACCGCATAACCAAGTCCGACTAATAGTTTCTGGGCATATGAAATGTCCTCATGGTAAGCGCCTTCTGCATACACATCCGTCGAGAAACGGATATGTTCCGTGAATAGCTTATCCTGTTCCGATTCAAGATCGACATCGACACCTTTTCCATGTATCCATGTCTCTTTCGGTGTCAGCCATTTATGAGTGGTAAGTTTCATTTCCCCGCCATTTGAGAGCTCCATCGTATCTTGTACGGTCCCTTTTCCGAAACTCACATTACCGATGATAAAGCCACGGCGTAAATCCTTTAAAGCACCACTCAACACTTCACTCGCCGACGCGCTTCCTTTGTCTTGCAGAAGAACAACCGGTATAGTTTTCAGTTTTTCGTCATAAGTAAACTTTTCGGACTTTTCGACAACAAGCGGCGTCAATTGTCCTTCGGCATTCTGCATATAAGCATAGATCGAATCATCCGGCAGCAAACTTCCCGCCACTTGGGCAACAGCTCGTAAATATCCACCAGGATTTCCCCTAACGTCAATAATCAACGCCTCTGCCCCACCAGCTATCATCTCATCCGTTGCCTTTTTCCATTCATCGGCCGTTTCATCACCAAACATTGTCAATGCTATGTAACCGAATTTCTTGCCCCTCTCTTCCATTAACTCAGCAGTTACCGTCTTAACCGGAATGACATCACGCATCACTTTCAATTCAAGATGCTTGCCTAAGTCCGGCCGGTAGATCGTCAAAGCGACTGTGGTTCCCGCCTTTCCCTTGATTTTCTTGACGACATCTTGAAGCGTCATCCCACCTAACGGCTCGCCGTTAATACGTACAATCTCATCGTAAGGCTGTAGTCCTGCCTTTTCAGCTGGAGACCCTTTTACTGGAGCAACAATGATATACTTTCCGCCAGACCGTGTAATTTCAGCTCCGATTCCCAACTTTTCACCAGCTAACGACTCCCGATGAGAAGCGGCCTCTTCTTCAGACAGATACGTCGAATATGGATCACCGATTGTATCCGCCATTCCACGCAGTGCACCCTCAATTAGCCTGTCCCCTTCGACCTGGTACACCGCATTCTCCTGAATGATGTTATAAGCCTCATTAATAACAGGGAACATTTCCTTCATTGCCACGTCCGCACTTTTCCCTTTTTCAGCTGAACAGCCGTCTAACACCAAGAATACTCCTGCTGCTATTACAGCTAATAATGCGAACACAAAAAAACGGCTTCTGCGCATCGATAACTTCCCTCCTCTGTTCACTATATGAACAACTCGGGTCTGTTACGACAACAGAAAACCGTATTTTGTCAATCAAGGTCTTGGACAAGCCTCTCCATCATCGACTCATCCATAGGTCCGACTAGCACATGTGCAATCGTACCGTCCGTATTTAGTATATATGTTGTAGGAATCCTAAATGCCTGAAAGGATTCCCCTACTACGCCTGTTTCGTCCAATGGAATCGGAAATGTCAGTCCGTAAGAATCCACGAATTCCTGGACAGCTTTCACTCCACGATGTTCACCGGTCGTCAAATTGACTGCGAGGATTTCCACATTATCTTTATCGGCAGAATTCTTATAGTAGTTCTGCATATGCGGCATTTCCGCTTTGCATGGTGGACACCAAGTCGCCCAGAAATTCAGGATGACTTTCTTTCCTTTCATGTCCGACAACTTAACCGTTTCCCCAGTCACTGTCGTCAGTTCGAAATCGGGTGGTAAGTCCCCCTGC contains:
- a CDS encoding redoxin domain-containing protein translates to MNKKVIGYIIAALLIGSMIAIMVNTNLKKADPIDTSGVMVQSDVGSEIAMEEVGLRQGDLPPDFELTTVTGETVKLSDMKGKKVILNFWATWCPPCKAEMPHMQNYYKNSADKDNVEILAVNLTTGEHRGVKAVQEFVDSYGLTFPIPLDETGVVGESFQAFRIPTTYILNTDGTIAHVLVGPMDESMMERLVQDLD
- a CDS encoding CsbA family protein, which gives rise to MATLETKLILALLLPGLLVVFFTRVTFHHVVGLALTIALIAASVYAGYTHNWILYVADALSLTVGFWYATRMVKRARKKGNELDEE
- a CDS encoding PDZ domain-containing protein — encoded protein: MSENVIVDLLKAVGLFFLNPVWLIAIGVAVGLGYFRVKKERRSFLVRLHPGLTEMKKLLTESWVPALILSLLIAGVGLTVEVSWIVLFSAIAILSMVSFFYQTASPIYFATIAFFGLYALQRFMPDFTFRGWSPGSVNLLGEMALTVAVIAGLFLIAEGFLVRRHSGVYASPFLTSTNRGLRAAAYKSKRLWLLPIVFLVPGDFLSAFTPYWPQFTLGETTFSFLPVPIIIGFSQVARASFPDVLFPKIGQAVTLLGSIVVIIGIAAFWLPILGWVALLVGFLGRVAITIFFAVRERNGGFAAAPKPAGVIIAGILPESPGEKLGLMPGECIRSVNGIQVTNEKELYDAIQVNAAHCRLQVIGRDGEVRLMQQVLYRHDHHRLGLLVVR
- a CDS encoding S41 family peptidase yields the protein MRRSRFFVFALLAVIAAGVFLVLDGCSAEKGKSADVAMKEMFPVINEAYNIIQENAVYQVEGDRLIEGALRGMADTIGDPYSTYLSEEEAASHRESLAGEKLGIGAEITRSGGKYIIVAPVKGSPAEKAGLQPYDEIVRINGEPLGGMTLQDVVKKIKGKAGTTVALTIYRPDLGKHLELKVMRDVIPVKTVTAELMEERGKKFGYIALTMFGDETADEWKKATDEMIAGGAEALIIDVRGNPGGYLRAVAQVAGSLLPDDSIYAYMQNAEGQLTPLVVEKSEKFTYDEKLKTIPVVLLQDKGSASASEVLSGALKDLRRGFIIGNVSFGKGTVQDTMELSNGGEMKLTTHKWLTPKETWIHGKGVDVDLESEQDKLFTEHIRFSTDVYAEGAYHEDISYAQKLLVGLGYAVNREDGYFDESTALAVHAFRVDSKLPTENIMDRKFFAALRERVENHRKDKKNDIQLQVAIGYVHHLLNN